The Pseudanabaena galeata CCNP1313 genome includes a region encoding these proteins:
- a CDS encoding cobalt-precorrin-6A reductase — MQKILILGGTGDAVKLAAKLATNPKLEVISSLAGRTKKPAALVGQVRIGGFGGAEGLARYIQDYSIDVLIDATHPCAGQITINGAIASHSVNIPYLMLTRPQWKKINGDNWIEVESVEAAARSIPESVNRVFITSGRQQLEPFLQRSHISPHIWYLMRSIDPPELELPNSKVLLDRGPFSLEQERQLLRDYRIQAIVSKNSGGNATYAKIVAARELGIPIIMVQRPAMPEGEKVTSIEAAIAWLNQIRKQRRTSKNSNK, encoded by the coding sequence ATGCAGAAAATTCTCATTTTGGGTGGCACGGGTGATGCCGTGAAACTCGCCGCAAAACTCGCCACTAATCCCAAATTAGAAGTAATTAGCTCCCTCGCAGGCCGCACTAAAAAGCCAGCCGCCCTAGTTGGACAAGTTCGTATTGGTGGATTTGGTGGCGCAGAAGGATTAGCTAGATATATACAAGACTATTCCATTGATGTTCTCATTGATGCAACCCATCCCTGTGCGGGACAAATAACTATTAATGGCGCGATCGCTTCGCATTCAGTTAATATTCCCTATCTAATGCTCACTCGTCCTCAATGGAAGAAAATAAATGGCGATAATTGGATCGAAGTAGAAAGTGTAGAAGCCGCCGCAAGGTCTATTCCTGAATCGGTAAATCGAGTATTTATTACATCAGGGAGACAACAACTAGAGCCTTTTTTGCAGCGATCACATATCAGCCCGCATATCTGGTATCTAATGCGCTCGATCGATCCACCCGAACTAGAATTACCCAATAGCAAGGTACTGCTTGATCGCGGACCATTTAGTTTAGAGCAGGAACGACAATTATTGCGAGACTATCGAATTCAGGCGATCGTTAGTAAAAATAGCGGCGGCAATGCTACCTATGCCAAGATTGTCGCCGCAAGGGAATTGGGAATTCCCATTATTATGGTGCAGCGTCCCGCCATGCCTGAAGGCGAAAAAGTAACGAGTATCGAAGCAGCGATCGCATGGTTAAATCAGATCAGGAAGCAACGAAGGACAAGTAAAAACTCAAATAAATGA
- a CDS encoding YggT family protein, with protein sequence MDAIAISSLTLNIVLGLFILMYIFRIIMTWYPQIPLKQFPYSVITFPTEPLLFVLRKLIPPIGGIDISPVIGVGIFSLLREMLLGQQGILTMMQ encoded by the coding sequence GTGGATGCGATCGCCATTAGCTCTCTTACTCTCAATATTGTTTTGGGATTATTTATCCTGATGTATATATTTCGGATTATCATGACATGGTATCCCCAAATTCCTCTCAAGCAATTTCCCTATAGCGTGATTACATTCCCGACCGAACCTTTGCTATTTGTACTACGGAAGTTAATCCCCCCGATCGGCGGTATTGATATTTCCCCTGTGATTGGTGTTGGTATTTTTAGCCTCTTGCGCGAAATGTTACTTGGTCAGCAAGGTATTTTGACAATGATGCAATAG
- a CDS encoding 8-oxoguanine deaminase: protein MPTLLVKNIHTLVTMDRDRRELHNAAIFVRDNVIEQVGLTTELPQNADEVLDLHGKHIVLPGLVNTHHHFYQVLTKVIPAAQNCTLFNWLQTLYPIWGNLNSESIYISAQMAAAELILSGCTTASDHLYIYPNDCKLDDEIAGIQEIGMRFHASRGSMSVGESQGGLPPDALVEKEADILKDSQRLIEQYHDPSRFSMLRMTLAPCSPFSVSPDLMIESAKMARSYTSVRLHTHLAENKSDVDYSLAKFGKIPGDYAESVGWLGDDVWHAHCVKLSDDSIAKFGRTGTGVAHCPCSNTRLGSGIAPIRKMLNHNVPVGLGVDGSASNDTGNLLQEARTAFLLARVNECDPTSMSAREILEVATLGGAKVLGRDDIGAIAPNMAADFIAIDIERSQFAGAHHDLVSALIFCPVPSVDYSFINGKKVVDRGQLTTLDLPMLIEKTNKIACQLVNK, encoded by the coding sequence ATGCCTACACTTCTAGTCAAAAATATCCATACCTTAGTCACGATGGATCGGGATCGCCGAGAACTCCATAATGCAGCGATATTTGTGAGAGATAATGTGATTGAGCAGGTAGGACTCACCACCGAATTACCTCAAAATGCCGATGAAGTGTTGGACTTACATGGAAAACATATTGTCTTGCCAGGGCTAGTTAATACCCATCATCATTTCTATCAAGTTCTTACTAAAGTTATTCCCGCCGCTCAAAATTGCACTCTGTTTAATTGGTTGCAAACTCTCTACCCAATTTGGGGGAATCTCAATTCTGAAAGCATTTATATCAGCGCTCAGATGGCAGCCGCAGAATTAATTCTATCTGGTTGCACGACTGCTAGCGATCATCTTTATATCTATCCCAATGATTGTAAGTTGGATGATGAAATAGCAGGTATACAGGAAATTGGAATGCGATTTCATGCTAGTCGAGGTAGTATGAGCGTTGGCGAGAGTCAAGGTGGACTTCCACCCGATGCTTTAGTTGAGAAGGAAGCTGACATTCTCAAAGACTCGCAAAGATTAATTGAGCAGTATCACGATCCATCGCGTTTTTCTATGTTACGCATGACTCTTGCCCCCTGTTCGCCGTTTTCCGTATCCCCAGACTTGATGATCGAATCGGCAAAAATGGCGAGATCTTATACCAGTGTTAGATTGCATACCCATCTTGCCGAAAATAAGTCAGACGTAGACTACAGCCTTGCTAAATTTGGCAAGATCCCTGGAGATTATGCAGAGTCGGTGGGTTGGCTGGGTGATGATGTGTGGCATGCCCATTGTGTGAAATTGAGTGATGATTCGATCGCAAAATTTGGACGCACGGGTACGGGTGTGGCGCATTGTCCTTGTAGCAATACACGCCTAGGCAGTGGCATTGCCCCCATCAGAAAAATGCTAAATCATAATGTGCCAGTGGGTTTGGGTGTAGATGGTTCGGCTTCTAATGACACGGGCAATCTGTTGCAAGAGGCACGAACTGCTTTTTTACTAGCAAGGGTAAATGAGTGCGATCCCACATCAATGAGTGCTAGGGAGATATTGGAAGTAGCTACCCTTGGCGGCGCAAAGGTGTTGGGTCGGGATGATATTGGGGCGATCGCTCCTAATATGGCGGCGGATTTCATTGCGATCGATATTGAGCGATCGCAGTTTGCTGGCGCACATCACGATCTTGTATCTGCGCTGATTTTCTGTCCAGTGCCTTCAGTTGATTACAGTTTTATCAATGGTAAGAAAGTAGTTGATCGTGGTCAGCTAACAACCCTTGATTTGCCAATGCTAATCGAGAAGACCAACAAAATTGCTTGTCAACTTGTCAATAAATAA
- a CDS encoding EAL domain-containing protein: MIAIKTLKSNWEKLPLRFQQWGGFFLSSGSIYLLVFGLRWLGWLQPSEWAAFDLYMQVRPAEPVDERIIIVGVQESDIRYLGNWPASDRILAQILRKIRDQQPKVIGLDLYRDIPVGEGYAELEQIFKTTPNLIGIEKSIGDRFSTAIDPPPALKALGQVAANDVIVDPDGRLRRALLYPMPEGNEGLPSLGLAIALTYLKEKGIEPKSSESGYLQIGSTIFQPLEDTDGGYIRVDAGGYQVLMNYHGSSQKFRYISLEDILENRIDPQLMRDRIVLIGPQAASLNDVFYTPYSSNFITSPAQMSGVEFQANIVKLILGAVLDNRPLFRIWSNIWEEIWIAGWAMTGAAIIWIFSTRRLIFLTGTLILCMGGLVIGSYVLFLSGWWIPIAPALFTYIGSMLVMQSYMYVSRLQELNSALSDSIELLAHDASHDALTGLPNRNLFMDRVEHAIKYSKRHSSYLFAIFFIDLDRFKMINDSLGHNVGDLFLQAISEILQGCLRSIDTVARLGGDEFTILVDDIQDVGEALMVADRILNKFLSPVIIKGEAIFPSASIGIVISTPDYDNCVDLLRDADIAMYRAKSSGKGRYILFDQEMYEQTLRLTQLESELHYALEHQEFELYYQPIVSLETDKLSGFEALIRWKNPKRGFISPIEFIPLAEDTGLIVAVGDWVLKEACNQLKVWLHKFPEAANLKMSINLASHQIREPDLLEKLDAILSETGIDGCSIRLEITESTLMDQGEQTINKLAQLRARNIQLSIDDFGQGYSSLSYLHRFPINILKIDRAFVDQMTDGGENIEIVRTITMLAHTLNMSVVAEGVETQQQVEILKKLGCEFGQGYLFSRPLTAPAAEQAIANSVNAIAISPTIE; encoded by the coding sequence ATGATCGCTATTAAAACCTTAAAGTCAAACTGGGAAAAATTACCACTTAGATTTCAACAGTGGGGCGGTTTTTTCCTGTCTAGTGGCAGTATCTACCTGCTAGTATTTGGACTGCGTTGGTTGGGCTGGTTACAACCAAGCGAATGGGCTGCATTTGATCTATACATGCAAGTTCGACCTGCGGAGCCAGTAGATGAAAGAATTATTATCGTTGGTGTCCAAGAATCAGATATTCGCTATCTAGGCAATTGGCCTGCATCTGATCGCATCCTCGCCCAGATTTTAAGGAAAATACGCGATCAACAACCCAAAGTGATTGGCTTAGATTTGTATCGGGATATTCCTGTGGGAGAGGGTTACGCAGAGTTAGAACAGATATTCAAAACCACTCCTAATTTGATTGGCATTGAAAAAAGTATTGGCGATCGCTTTAGTACAGCTATCGATCCACCACCTGCTTTAAAAGCTTTGGGGCAGGTAGCTGCAAATGATGTAATTGTTGATCCTGACGGTAGATTGCGCCGCGCCTTATTGTATCCGATGCCTGAGGGTAATGAGGGTTTACCAAGTTTAGGTTTAGCGATCGCCCTAACATATTTAAAAGAGAAAGGGATAGAACCTAAGTCTTCAGAATCTGGCTACCTACAGATTGGTTCAACGATTTTTCAGCCCTTAGAAGATACGGATGGTGGATATATTCGTGTTGATGCTGGTGGATATCAAGTTCTGATGAACTATCATGGCTCCTCTCAAAAGTTTCGCTATATTTCCCTTGAAGATATTTTAGAAAATCGCATTGATCCTCAGCTAATGCGCGATCGCATTGTCCTAATTGGGCCTCAAGCCGCAAGTCTCAATGATGTTTTTTACACACCCTACAGCAGTAATTTTATAACTTCACCTGCTCAAATGTCGGGAGTGGAGTTTCAGGCAAATATTGTCAAACTAATTTTGGGAGCAGTTCTCGATAATCGTCCTCTGTTTAGGATTTGGTCAAATATTTGGGAGGAGATCTGGATAGCTGGTTGGGCAATGACTGGAGCCGCGATTATTTGGATATTTTCGACTCGGCGCTTAATTTTTTTAACTGGTACGTTGATTTTATGTATGGGGGGACTTGTTATTGGCAGCTATGTCCTATTTTTGTCGGGGTGGTGGATACCGATCGCACCTGCTCTATTTACTTATATCGGCTCCATGTTAGTGATGCAGAGCTATATGTATGTTTCTCGACTACAAGAACTGAATTCAGCACTTTCCGATTCGATTGAACTGCTTGCCCATGATGCTTCCCATGATGCTTTAACGGGTTTACCCAATCGCAATCTATTTATGGATCGTGTAGAACATGCGATCAAGTATAGTAAACGCCATTCTAGTTATTTGTTTGCCATCTTTTTTATTGACTTGGATCGTTTCAAAATGATTAACGATAGTCTCGGTCATAATGTTGGCGATCTGTTTTTGCAGGCGATCTCTGAGATTTTGCAAGGTTGCTTGCGCTCCATTGATACAGTTGCTCGCCTTGGGGGAGATGAATTTACTATTCTCGTTGATGACATTCAAGATGTGGGCGAAGCCCTGATGGTAGCCGATCGCATTCTCAACAAATTCCTTTCGCCCGTCATCATCAAAGGCGAAGCAATTTTCCCAAGTGCAAGCATAGGCATTGTGATCAGTACACCTGATTATGACAATTGTGTTGATCTGCTTAGGGACGCTGATATTGCCATGTATCGCGCTAAATCCTCAGGGAAAGGACGTTATATTCTCTTCGATCAGGAAATGTACGAACAGACCCTCAGATTAACACAGCTAGAAAGTGAACTCCATTATGCCCTTGAGCATCAGGAATTTGAGCTTTACTATCAGCCAATAGTCTCTTTAGAAACGGATAAGTTGTCAGGATTTGAAGCACTCATTCGATGGAAGAATCCCAAACGTGGTTTTATTTCTCCCATCGAGTTTATTCCCCTTGCCGAAGATACAGGGCTGATTGTGGCAGTCGGTGATTGGGTCTTAAAAGAAGCATGTAACCAACTAAAAGTTTGGTTACATAAGTTCCCAGAAGCCGCAAATTTAAAGATGAGCATTAATTTAGCTAGCCATCAAATTCGTGAACCAGATTTGCTAGAGAAGCTTGATGCCATTCTGTCGGAAACTGGTATTGATGGCTGTTCCATTCGTTTAGAAATTACGGAAAGCACTCTGATGGATCAAGGAGAACAAACAATCAATAAATTAGCTCAATTAAGGGCAAGAAATATTCAATTGAGTATTGATGATTTTGGACAAGGATATTCTTCCCTTAGCTATTTACATCGTTTCCCAATTAACATTCTCAAAATAGATCGTGCTTTTGTGGATCAAATGACGGATGGCGGCGAGAATATTGAAATCGTGAGGACGATTACGATGTTGGCGCATACCTTGAATATGAGTGTGGTTGCTGAAGGTGTAGAGACACAACAGCAGGTTGAAATTTTAAAAAAATTAGGTTGTGAGTTTGGACAAGGATACCTATTCTCGCGACCTTTAACTGCGCCTGCCGCAGAACAGGCGATCGCTAATAGTGTTAATGCGATCGCAATTTCCCCAACAATAGAGTAA
- a CDS encoding ABC transporter ATP-binding protein, with amino-acid sequence MTVVPTVRTHRLTKQFDNHVAVNHIDLQIDRGEVYGLIGPNGAGKTTLIRMLAAAEEPTAGEIYINGARFLRGQNNPELKRQLGYLPDDFPLYDDLTVWDYLDYFARLYFLRDAQRSQRLYEVIELVELEQKKNELIATLSRGMKQRLSLARSIIHNPTLLLLDEPVSGLDPLARVQVRNIIKSLQRQGMTILISSHILSDLAEICTSIGIMELGRLVESSRLQALYDRSNQDRQQILISTLGKIEDLEIVLKRSEFVQEVEVLADVAMVRIQFAGTLEDCASLLKYLIDADVPIINFHRTQETLENIFLKLGYKQTS; translated from the coding sequence ATGACAGTAGTACCAACGGTTCGCACTCACCGATTGACAAAACAGTTTGATAATCACGTTGCAGTCAATCACATCGATTTGCAGATTGATCGCGGCGAAGTCTATGGACTGATTGGTCCCAATGGAGCAGGTAAGACCACCTTAATTCGGATGTTGGCTGCTGCCGAGGAACCCACCGCAGGAGAAATTTATATTAATGGAGCGCGTTTTTTGCGTGGTCAAAATAATCCTGAGCTGAAGCGGCAATTGGGGTATTTGCCAGATGACTTTCCACTTTACGACGACCTAACCGTATGGGATTATCTAGATTACTTTGCACGTTTGTACTTTTTGAGAGATGCACAGCGATCGCAAAGATTGTACGAAGTGATTGAGTTAGTGGAGCTAGAACAGAAAAAGAATGAACTAATTGCCACACTCTCAAGAGGAATGAAACAGCGTCTCAGCCTAGCACGTAGCATTATTCATAATCCCACGTTGCTATTGCTTGATGAGCCTGTATCAGGACTTGATCCCTTAGCGCGAGTGCAGGTTCGCAATATTATCAAGTCTCTACAACGGCAGGGAATGACGATTTTAATTTCATCTCATATTTTGAGTGATCTCGCAGAAATTTGTACATCAATTGGGATTATGGAGCTAGGTCGTTTAGTTGAAAGCTCGCGACTGCAAGCTCTATATGATCGCAGTAACCAAGATCGACAACAGATTCTGATCTCGACTTTAGGCAAAATTGAAGATCTTGAAATAGTTTTGAAGCGATCGGAATTTGTACAGGAAGTAGAAGTTTTAGCTGATGTTGCTATGGTAAGAATTCAGTTTGCGGGTACTCTTGAAGACTGTGCTTCCCTACTTAAATATCTCATTGATGCAGATGTCCCTATAATCAATTTTCATCGCACTCAGGAAACCTTAGAAAACATTTTCTTAAAACTAGGCTATAAGCAAACCAGCTAA
- a CDS encoding DUF433 domain-containing protein has translation MLLEDYFDFLSPDDIHIKGHRIGIQDVIKYYLSGYSPKEILEELPSLNLEKIYAVITYYWRNRSQIDEYMFLLEQSQEQHYQERLKQEPSEAIARLRANREQTKKKLLLIS, from the coding sequence ATGCTTTTAGAAGACTACTTCGATTTTCTAAGCCCAGATGACATCCACATCAAAGGTCATCGTATTGGCATCCAAGATGTCATCAAATACTATTTAAGCGGCTATAGCCCCAAAGAAATTTTAGAAGAATTGCCAAGCTTAAACCTAGAAAAAATCTATGCCGTAATTACCTATTATTGGCGTAATCGCTCTCAAATTGATGAATATATGTTTCTCCTTGAGCAGTCACAGGAACAGCACTATCAAGAACGGTTAAAACAAGAACCGTCAGAAGCGATCGCAAGATTGCGAGCAAATAGAGAGCAGACAAAAAAGAAATTGTTACTCATCTCATGA